One Buteo buteo chromosome 32, bButBut1.hap1.1, whole genome shotgun sequence DNA segment encodes these proteins:
- the LOC142026229 gene encoding butyrophilin subfamily 1 member A1-like — translation MLPVSRQAGPLDGKMSVSSRSRLPRVTSVPACVVIIFFGFHVRQLGCAQFRVLGPDHPIVAAMGEDVVLPCSLSPRLNAENMEVRWFRTQFFVYVHLYHSGQDHYSSQMPEYQGRTEILKEGISVGNASLRILRTRLSDEGQYHCLIKDGDFYEEATLELNVAVSGSSPILSVEDYQDGGIRVGCRASGWYPKPEMLWRDFQGQQLPSVTKSSSQNQDGFFEVEKSIVIQRNAKQNVSCSIRNTQLPQEKDLTVSISDPFFPKDSPWMAALFATLAVCLASLVVVILFVLRLRAQHAIELEKRNAEIRDRDMEIQKHAAELRWRNVMVPVEEAYITLDEDTAHPYLILSAGGKSVRHGHMRQAVLDNPERYNAFPSVLGQERFVSGRHFWEVDVEMEEGGVWAVGAAKDSTKRKGLINPGPQEGIWALYHLGDKYWALTSPNPRALTLTQTPRRIRVYLDFQGQEVSFFNADNKDLLFTFPLALLSRERIRPWFHVEQKAQLHLKAPPSPPRIPSTEEPLLPSCSALQTLPDHA, via the exons ATGCTGCCCGTATCCCGGCAGGCAGGACCG TTGGATGGGAAGATGTCGGTTTCCTCACGCTCCCGCCTCCCACGGGTCACGTCTGTCCCAGCTTGTGTTGTGATTATCTTCTTTGGCTTTCACGTCCGTCAGCTGGGCTGCG CCCAGTTCAGAGTCCTGGGACCCGACCACCCCATCGTTGCCGCCATGGGAGAAGACGTCgtgctgccctgcagcctctcccccaGGCTGAACGCCGAGAACATGGAGGTGAGGTGGTTTCGGACCCAGTTCTTCGTCTACGTCCACCTCTACCACAGCGGGCAGGACCACTACTCCTCCCAGATGCCTGAATACCAGGGGAggacagagattttaaaagagGGCATCTCTGTTGGGAACGCTTCCTTGAGGATCCTCAGGACCAGGCTGAGCGATGAGGGACAGTACCATTGTCTCATCAAAGATGGGGATTTTTACGAAGAAGCCACGCTGGAGCTGAACGTAGcgg TTTCAGGTTCCAGCCCCATCCTCTCTGTGGAGGATTACCAAGACGGGGGAATCCGAGTGGGATGTCGAGCATCCGGCTGGTACCCGAAGCCTGAGATGCTGTGGAGAGATTTccagggccagcagctcccATCCGTCACCAAATCCAGCTCCCAAAACCAGGACGGCTTCTTTGAAGTGGAGAAGTCCATCGTCATCCAAAGAAACGCAAAACAAAATGTGTCCTGTTCCATCAGGAACACGCAGCTTCCCCAGGAGAAGGACTTGACCGTTTCTATATCAG ACCCCTTTTTCCCAAAGGACTCTCCCTGGATGGCAGCTTTGTTCGCGACCCTGGCTGTCTGCTTAGCTTCCCTGGTCGTCGTCATTCTTTTTGTCTTACGGCTACGAG CCCAACACGCCATAGAACTTG agaaaCGCAATGCCGAAATCC gGGATCGTGACATGGAAATAC agaaacatgCTGCAGAACTGC GGTGGAGAAACGTCATGGTCCCGGTGGAAGAAG CATACATCACGCTGGATGAGGACACGGCACacccctacctcatcctctcGGCGGGCGGGAAAAGCGTACGGCACGGACACATGCGGCAAGCCGTGCTGGATAACCCCGAGAGATACAACGCCTTCCCCAGCGTCCTGGGCCAGGAGAGATTTGTCTCGGGGAGACACTTCTGGGAGGTGGACGTGGAGATGGAGGAAGGAGGGGTCTGGGCAGTGGGGGCGGCCAAAGACTCCACGAAGAGGAAGGGGTTGATCAACCCAGGTCCTCAAGAGGGGATCTGGGCTCTTTACCACTTGGGGGACAAGTACTGGGCTCTGacctccccaaaccccagagCTCTCACCCTCACCCAGACGCCTCGGAGGATCAGGGTTTACCTGGACTTCCAGGGACAGGAGGTATCCTTCTTCAACGCTGACAACAAAGACTTGCTCTTCACCTTCCCGCTGGCCCTGTTGAGCAGGGAGAGGATCCGTCCCTGGTTCCACGTGGAGCAGAAGGCCCAACTCCACCTGAAGGCACCTCCTTCGCCTCCGCGCATCCCCAGCACAGAGGAGCCTCTTCTCCCTTCGTgctcagccctgcagaccctccCAGACCATGCCTGA
- the LOC142026227 gene encoding uncharacterized protein LOC142026227 isoform X1, with protein sequence MGWTSEEEEEEEEEEENPERTRAKAEGEDEEATRDEAGANRRPAGEGIVGERRAGSAAGPRESEPRPKPRPARKPHECEECGRVFNWRNHLVRHRRLHTGERPYKCSVCGKGFNDGSPLLIHEMLHRGEKPYKCLDCGKSFSQSSHLISHQAVHTDEKPYVCPNCGKSFARQQYLLMHRRVHTGERPYGCRECGKSFRKSSDLVRHKTVHTGEKPFKCPVCGKAFTQNFRCNAHKKVHGTEKGDRPAVPSRDARPSGRQTAAPPAGDGGHQEKSSQPGEPNGSSSRTEKGVARRGPEEDKVPEERPRAESWSGDQARGRSRWPGERQERPLPREEISEDPEETVRAGERASERRKTFDCRNSLSRRQWLDAQERPRQLPERGESFGHSSDLASRRQVHQPESQPNRRPGTMTSPELFHRNPCKAERSHLCSECGKSFTRRFNLKLHKKLHTGERPHQCPECGLSFTNTSHLIVHQRIHTGERPYRCHVCGKGFTMSSKCLEHERTHTGEAPYRCSECGNCYRTKVSLASHAKTHVD encoded by the exons ATGGGGTGGAcgagcgaggaggaggaggaggaggaggaggaggaggagaacccCGAGCGGACCCGGGCGAAGGCGGAGGGCGAGGATGAGGAGGCGACGCGGGACGAAGCCGGCGCGAACCGGAGGCCGGCGGGAGAGGGAATCGTCGGCGAGAGACGGGCTGGAAGCGCGGCCGGCCCGAGGGAAAGCGAGCCGCGGCCGAAGCCCCGGCCCGCGAGGAAGCCCCACGAGTGCGAGGAGTGCGGCCGGGTTTTCAACTGGAGGAACCACCTCGTCCGCCACCGGCGCCTGCACACGGGCGAGAGGCCCTACAAGTGCTCCGTCTGCGGGAAGGGCTTCAACGACGGCTCCCCCCTCCTCATCCACGAGATGCTCCATCGGGGCGAGAAGCCCTACAAGTGCTTGGATTGCGGGAAGAGCTTCAGCCAGAGCTCCCACCTCATCTCCCACCAAGCGGTCCACACCGACGAGAAGCCCTACGTCTGCCCCAACTGCGGCAAGAGCTTCGCCCGCCAGCAGTACCTCCTCATGCACCGCCGCGTCCACACCGGCGAGAGACCCTACGGGTGTCGGGAGTGCGGGAAGAGCTTCCGGAAGAGTTCCGACTTGGTCAGGCACAAGACGGTCCACACGGGCGAGAAGCCGTTCAAGTGTCCCGTCTGCGGGAAGGCTTTCACCCAGAACTTCCGCTGTAACGCCCACAAGAAGGTCCACGGCACGGAGAAGGGCGACCGGCCGGCGGTTCCGTCCCGCGACGCCCGGCCGAGCGGCCGTCAGACCGCGGCCCCCCCAG CAGGTGACGGCGGCCACCAGGAGAAGAGTTCCCAGCCCGGAGAACCGAACGGATCCAGCTCGAGGACGGAGAAGGGTGTTGCGCGTCGGGGTCCCGAGGAGGACAAAGTCCCGGAGGAGCGGCCGAGAGCCGAGTCGTGGTCCGGAGACCAAGCCAGGGGCAGGAGCCGTTGgcctggggagaggcaggagcgGCCGCTTCCCCGCGAGGAGATCTCGGAGGACCCCGAGGAGACGGTCCGCGCCGGAGAGCGGGCATCCGAGCGCCGGAAAACCTTCGATTGTAGGAACAGCCTGAGCCGACGCCAGTGGCTCGACGCCCAGGAGCGGCCCCGCCAGCTCCCGGAACGCGGGGAGAGCTTCGGCCACAGCTCCGACCTCGCGTCCCGCCGGCAGGTCCACCAGCCGGAGAGCCAACCCAACCGACGTCCCGGCACGATGACGAGCCCGGAGCTCTTCCACCGAAACCCGTGCAAGGCCGAGAGGTCCCACCTCTGCTCCGAGTGCGGGAAGAGCTTCACTCGGAGGTTCAACCTCAAGCTCCACAAGAAGCTCCACACCGGGGAGAGACCCCACCAGTGCCCCGAGTGCGGCTTGAGCTTCACCAACACCTCCCACCTCATCGTTCACCAGCGGATCCACACCGGGGAGAGACCCTACCGGTGCCACGTGTGCGGGAAGGGCTTCACCATGAGCTCCAAATGCCTGGAACACGAGCGGACCCACACGGGAGAAGCTCCCTACCGATGCTCCGAGTGCGGGAATTGCTACCGGACTAAGGTCTCCTTGGCGTCCCACGCCAAGACGCACGTGGATTAG
- the LOC142026227 gene encoding uncharacterized protein LOC142026227 isoform X2 translates to MGWTSEEEEEEEEEEENPERTRAKAEGEDEEATRDEAGANRRPAGEGIVGERRAGSAAGPRESEPRPKPRPARKPHECEECGRVFNWRNHLVRHRRLHTGERPYKCSVCGKGFNDGSPLLIHEMLHRGEKPYKCLDCGKSFSQSSHLISHQAVHTDEKPYVCPNCGKSFARQQYLLMHRRVHTGERPYGCRECGKSFRKSSDLVRHKTVHTGEKPFKCPVCGKAFTQNFRCNAHKKVHGTEKGDRPAVPSRDARPSGRQTAAPPGDGGHQEKSSQPGEPNGSSSRTEKGVARRGPEEDKVPEERPRAESWSGDQARGRSRWPGERQERPLPREEISEDPEETVRAGERASERRKTFDCRNSLSRRQWLDAQERPRQLPERGESFGHSSDLASRRQVHQPESQPNRRPGTMTSPELFHRNPCKAERSHLCSECGKSFTRRFNLKLHKKLHTGERPHQCPECGLSFTNTSHLIVHQRIHTGERPYRCHVCGKGFTMSSKCLEHERTHTGEAPYRCSECGNCYRTKVSLASHAKTHVD, encoded by the exons ATGGGGTGGAcgagcgaggaggaggaggaggaggaggaggaggaggagaacccCGAGCGGACCCGGGCGAAGGCGGAGGGCGAGGATGAGGAGGCGACGCGGGACGAAGCCGGCGCGAACCGGAGGCCGGCGGGAGAGGGAATCGTCGGCGAGAGACGGGCTGGAAGCGCGGCCGGCCCGAGGGAAAGCGAGCCGCGGCCGAAGCCCCGGCCCGCGAGGAAGCCCCACGAGTGCGAGGAGTGCGGCCGGGTTTTCAACTGGAGGAACCACCTCGTCCGCCACCGGCGCCTGCACACGGGCGAGAGGCCCTACAAGTGCTCCGTCTGCGGGAAGGGCTTCAACGACGGCTCCCCCCTCCTCATCCACGAGATGCTCCATCGGGGCGAGAAGCCCTACAAGTGCTTGGATTGCGGGAAGAGCTTCAGCCAGAGCTCCCACCTCATCTCCCACCAAGCGGTCCACACCGACGAGAAGCCCTACGTCTGCCCCAACTGCGGCAAGAGCTTCGCCCGCCAGCAGTACCTCCTCATGCACCGCCGCGTCCACACCGGCGAGAGACCCTACGGGTGTCGGGAGTGCGGGAAGAGCTTCCGGAAGAGTTCCGACTTGGTCAGGCACAAGACGGTCCACACGGGCGAGAAGCCGTTCAAGTGTCCCGTCTGCGGGAAGGCTTTCACCCAGAACTTCCGCTGTAACGCCCACAAGAAGGTCCACGGCACGGAGAAGGGCGACCGGCCGGCGGTTCCGTCCCGCGACGCCCGGCCGAGCGGCCGTCAGACCGCGGCCCCCCCAG GTGACGGCGGCCACCAGGAGAAGAGTTCCCAGCCCGGAGAACCGAACGGATCCAGCTCGAGGACGGAGAAGGGTGTTGCGCGTCGGGGTCCCGAGGAGGACAAAGTCCCGGAGGAGCGGCCGAGAGCCGAGTCGTGGTCCGGAGACCAAGCCAGGGGCAGGAGCCGTTGgcctggggagaggcaggagcgGCCGCTTCCCCGCGAGGAGATCTCGGAGGACCCCGAGGAGACGGTCCGCGCCGGAGAGCGGGCATCCGAGCGCCGGAAAACCTTCGATTGTAGGAACAGCCTGAGCCGACGCCAGTGGCTCGACGCCCAGGAGCGGCCCCGCCAGCTCCCGGAACGCGGGGAGAGCTTCGGCCACAGCTCCGACCTCGCGTCCCGCCGGCAGGTCCACCAGCCGGAGAGCCAACCCAACCGACGTCCCGGCACGATGACGAGCCCGGAGCTCTTCCACCGAAACCCGTGCAAGGCCGAGAGGTCCCACCTCTGCTCCGAGTGCGGGAAGAGCTTCACTCGGAGGTTCAACCTCAAGCTCCACAAGAAGCTCCACACCGGGGAGAGACCCCACCAGTGCCCCGAGTGCGGCTTGAGCTTCACCAACACCTCCCACCTCATCGTTCACCAGCGGATCCACACCGGGGAGAGACCCTACCGGTGCCACGTGTGCGGGAAGGGCTTCACCATGAGCTCCAAATGCCTGGAACACGAGCGGACCCACACGGGAGAAGCTCCCTACCGATGCTCCGAGTGCGGGAATTGCTACCGGACTAAGGTCTCCTTGGCGTCCCACGCCAAGACGCACGTGGATTAG
- the LOC142026230 gene encoding butyrophilin subfamily 1 member A1-like, with protein sequence MSVSSCSRLPRVTSVPACVVIIFFGFHVRQLGCAQFRVLGPDHPIVAIMGEDVVLPCRLSPGLNAENMEVRWFRTQFSVYVHLYHSGQDHYSSQMPEYQGRTEFLKEGISAGNASLRILRTRLSDEGRYQCFIKDGDFYEEATLELNVAVSGSSPLLSVEDYQDGGIRVGCRASGWYPKPEVLWRDFQGQQLPSVTESSSQGQDGFFEVEKSIVIQRNAKQNVSCSIRNTRLPQEKDLTVSISDPFFTKDSPWMAALFATLAVCVPSLVIVILFVLRLRAQHAIELEKRNAEIRDRDMEIQKHAAELRWRNTVLPVEEEYITLDEDTAHPKLILLAGGKSVRCGDTRRDVWDNPERYNAFPSVLGQEKFVSGRHFWEVDVEMEEGGVWAVGAAKDSTKRKGWINPGPQEGIWALYHLRDKYWALTSPKHTPLTLTQTPRRIRVYLDFQGQEVSFFNADNKDLLFTFPLALLSRERIRPWFRVGQKAQFHLKAPPSPPRIPSTEEPLLPSCSALQTLPDHA encoded by the exons ATGTCGGTTTCCTCATGCTCCCGCCTCCCTCGGGTCACGTCTGTCCCAGCTTGCGTTGTGATTATCTTCTTTGGCTTTCACGTCCGTCAGCTGGGCTGCG CCCAGTTCAGAGTCCTGGGACCCGACCACCCCATCGTTGCCATCATGGGAGAAGACGTCGTGCTGCCCTGCCGCCTCTCCCCCGGGCTGAACGCCGAGAACATGGAGGTGAGGTGGTTTCGGACCCAGTTCTCCGTCTACGTCCACCTCTACCACAGCGGGCAGGACCACTACTCCTCCCAGATGCCCGAATACCAGGGGAGGACAGAGTTTTTAAAAGAGGGCATCTCTGCTGGGAACGCTTCCTTGAGGATCCTCAGGACCAGGCTGAGCGATGAGGGACGGTACCAGTGTTTCATCAAAGATGGGGATTTTTACGAAGAAGCCACGCTGGAGCTGAACGtagcag TTTCAGGTtccagccccctcctctccgtGGAAGATTACCAAGATGGGGGAATCCGAGTGGGATGTCGAGCATCTGGCTGGTACCCAAAGCCTGAGGTGCTGTGGAGAGATTTccagggccagcagctcccATCCGTCACCGAATCCAGCTCCCAAGGCCAGGACGGCTTCTTTGAAGTGGAGAAGTCCATCGTCatccaaagaaatgcaaaacaaaatgtgtcCTGTTCCATCAGGAACACACGGCTTCCCCAGGAGAAGGACTTGACCGTTTCTATATCAG ACCCCTTTTTCACAAAGGACTCTCCCTGGATGGCAGCTTTGTTCGCGACCCTGGCTGTCTGCGTACCTTCGCTGGTCATCGTCATTCTTTTTGTCTTACGGCTACGAG CCCAACACGCCATAGAACTTG agaaaCGCAATGCCGAAATCC gGGATCGTGACATGGAAATAC agaaacacGCTGCAGAACTGC GGTGGAGAAACACCGTCCTCCCGGTGGAAGAAG agtACATCACGCTGGATGAGGACACGGCACACCCCAAGCTCATCCTCTTGGCAGGCGGGAAGAGTGTTCGGTGTGGAGACACGCGGCGAGATGTGTGGGATAACCCTGAGAGATACAACGCCTTCCCCAGCGTCCTGGGCCAGGAGAAATTTGTCTCGGGGAGACACTTCTGGGAGGTGGACGTGGAGATGGAGGAAGGAGGGGTCTGGGCAGTGGGGGCGGCCAAAGACTCCACGAAGAGGAAGGGGTGGATCAACCCAGGTCCTCAAGAGGGGATCTGGGCTCTTTACCACTTGAGGGACAAGTACTGGGCTCTGACCTCCCCAAAGCACACACCTCTCACCCTCACCCAGACGCCTCGGAGGATCAGGGTTTACCTGGACTTCCAGGGACAGGAGGTATCCTTCTTCAACGCTGACAACAAAGACTTGCTCTTCACCTTCCCGCTGGCCCTGTTGAGCAGGGAGAGGATCCGTCCCTGGTTCCGCGTGGGGCAGAAGGCCCAATTCCACCTGAAGGCACCTCCTTCGCCTCCGCGCATCCCCAGCACAGAGGAGCCTCTTCTCCCTTCGTgctcagccctgcagaccctccCAGACCATGCCTGA